One window of the Methyloprofundus sedimenti genome contains the following:
- the pglZ gene encoding BREX-1 system phosphatase PglZ type A, translating to MQIEQLQQGIRAKFEQSRLVFWYDPEESFKEAVSMLIIEGVTVLDMSEQSLFETKKRLELDEPLTPFLLYFPYAEPEADRDWLLDIRLYSEQFFADVSSILLNELGIPKMALRGHIRQRQSFFANKQRMAALKRFVTENEDEASLDRKMIAVLSKAESASLTDILFQLVKDHAEALPSGNDAVGLMDQLDKFELTESLWNELAAQFGYASSKPSLADFILKLFCTELWSQIEATDRDWLLNNVVKTGAGKATALAFMTGWRDSRSFAKAHDVIARQISGQLEVQSRCRDYHPNQLVECETFEVIEQAIIRGLVNDLLDVSRRLDRVQFERILSRRLVSHWCLSRKEYAAIYEALRQAERLLYLRQQYVDGFYYDSAKAMYSAYVSELYLFDQAYRLFNENVASVLNKGADILRQLDEEIENLYTHWYLYEIGLAWDRLLENEHCLEEWKIGGVPQQYQFYDRQVAIHLKSKQFKRVFVIISDALRYEVAHELVFSINREKRFKAELNTQFGVLPSYTQLGMAALLPHKTLSYATDQGAVVFADGLSTQGLDNRNAILTKVKGMAVSAKVLSAWSNEEGREKIRDAEVVYIYHDTIDAIGDKLPTEEKTFEACRDAINELKDLVGRVINRLNGNRVLVTADHGFLFQQTALSEADKTVLDFKPGGTIEARKRYIIGDHLRADSACWKGRIADTANGCGDTEFLIPKGAQRFHFIGGSRFVHGGAMLQEICVPVISIAALRGEKMVQNEKQPVGIVVKSQPIKMANNIDKISFIQTDAVDEQHIARQVDIFIIDSDGKEVSSRETLNFDSQSTSMNERTRDARLKLIGSQFDRHAAYTLVLENTITQTRYSQYAVTIDLAFTDDFF from the coding sequence ATGCAAATAGAACAACTACAGCAAGGCATTCGCGCCAAATTTGAGCAAAGCCGCCTGGTATTTTGGTACGACCCTGAAGAAAGCTTTAAAGAGGCAGTCTCGATGCTAATAATTGAAGGTGTCACTGTTTTGGATATGTCCGAGCAATCTTTATTTGAAACTAAAAAGCGTCTGGAATTAGACGAGCCGCTAACGCCTTTCTTATTGTATTTTCCTTATGCAGAACCTGAAGCTGATCGGGATTGGCTGTTAGATATACGCTTATACAGTGAGCAATTCTTTGCCGATGTGAGTTCAATATTATTGAATGAGCTAGGGATTCCTAAAATGGCGTTGCGCGGCCATATACGTCAACGTCAGTCGTTTTTTGCTAATAAACAGCGTATGGCAGCCTTAAAGCGTTTTGTTACCGAGAACGAGGATGAAGCCTCTTTAGACCGTAAGATGATTGCGGTGTTAAGCAAAGCGGAATCAGCATCGTTAACGGATATTTTATTTCAACTGGTCAAGGATCATGCGGAGGCTTTACCTTCAGGGAATGATGCTGTCGGCTTAATGGATCAGCTAGATAAATTTGAATTAACTGAGTCCTTGTGGAATGAATTGGCGGCGCAATTTGGTTATGCGAGTAGCAAGCCTTCTTTAGCAGATTTCATCTTGAAATTATTCTGTACGGAGTTATGGAGTCAGATTGAAGCAACGGATCGGGATTGGTTACTGAATAATGTCGTAAAGACGGGCGCAGGTAAAGCAACGGCATTAGCGTTTATGACCGGATGGCGCGATAGTCGCAGCTTTGCAAAGGCACATGATGTGATTGCCAGGCAGATCAGTGGTCAATTAGAGGTGCAATCACGCTGCAGGGATTACCACCCCAACCAGTTAGTCGAATGTGAAACCTTTGAAGTGATTGAACAGGCAATTATTCGCGGTCTGGTTAATGATTTACTGGATGTCAGTCGGCGTTTGGATCGTGTGCAATTTGAGCGTATTTTATCGCGACGTTTGGTGAGTCACTGGTGTTTATCGCGAAAAGAGTACGCAGCGATTTATGAAGCCTTGCGTCAGGCTGAGCGCTTATTATATTTACGTCAGCAATATGTTGATGGCTTTTATTATGACTCCGCCAAGGCGATGTATAGCGCTTATGTGAGTGAGCTTTACTTATTTGATCAGGCGTATCGTCTATTTAATGAAAATGTCGCGTCGGTACTCAATAAAGGGGCGGATATTTTACGCCAGCTCGATGAGGAAATAGAAAATCTTTATACCCATTGGTATTTATATGAAATAGGCCTGGCATGGGACAGGCTGCTGGAAAATGAACACTGTTTAGAAGAGTGGAAAATAGGCGGTGTCCCGCAGCAATACCAGTTTTATGATCGTCAGGTGGCGATTCATCTTAAAAGCAAGCAGTTCAAGCGAGTATTTGTCATTATTTCGGATGCCTTGCGTTATGAAGTAGCCCATGAATTAGTTTTTAGTATTAATCGTGAAAAACGCTTTAAAGCTGAGTTAAACACGCAGTTTGGTGTATTACCCAGTTATACGCAATTAGGCATGGCAGCCTTATTGCCGCATAAAACATTATCTTATGCAACAGATCAGGGTGCCGTTGTCTTTGCTGATGGTTTATCAACACAAGGTCTGGATAATCGCAATGCGATTTTAACCAAAGTAAAAGGCATGGCGGTGAGTGCAAAGGTCTTGTCCGCCTGGAGTAACGAAGAGGGCCGTGAGAAGATTCGTGATGCCGAAGTGGTGTATATCTATCACGATACCATTGATGCCATCGGCGATAAGTTACCGACGGAAGAAAAAACCTTTGAGGCCTGTCGTGATGCTATTAATGAATTAAAAGACTTGGTCGGGCGGGTGATTAATCGCTTGAATGGTAATCGTGTTTTAGTCACCGCTGATCATGGATTTCTATTCCAGCAAACAGCCTTATCTGAAGCCGATAAAACGGTTTTAGACTTTAAGCCTGGCGGAACCATAGAAGCCAGGAAACGCTATATTATTGGCGATCATCTACGTGCTGACTCAGCCTGCTGGAAAGGGCGGATTGCTGATACCGCTAATGGCTGCGGTGACACTGAATTTTTAATTCCTAAAGGCGCACAACGCTTTCATTTTATCGGTGGTTCTCGTTTTGTGCATGGCGGGGCTATGCTGCAAGAGATTTGTGTACCGGTGATTTCTATTGCGGCCTTGCGCGGTGAGAAGATGGTGCAGAATGAGAAACAGCCTGTGGGTATTGTGGTGAAAAGCCAGCCAATTAAAATGGCCAATAATATCGATAAAATCAGTTTTATTCAGACCGATGCGGTTGACGAGCAGCATATCGCGCGGCAAGTGGATATTTTTATTATTGATAGTGACGGTAAAGAAGTTTCCAGTCGTGAAACCTTAAATTTTGACAGTCAAAGCACTTCTATGAATGAGCGTACCCGAGATGCGCGTTTAAAACTGATTGGTTCGCAATTTGATCGTCATGCGGCCTATACACTGGTATTAGAAAATACCATCACACAAACCCGCTATAGTCAGTATGCCGTCACTATTGATTTAGCCTTTACGGATGACTTTTTCTAA
- a CDS encoding Fic family protein: MKELNLIEGRGTGLPKIRRFMANNGSPKPVFETDSHNVYFLTTLPIHQQFEHKKTIEKTSQLESQLESQLESNLAAKVIVFLLDNELSKSELSQKLDQKVVSGELNKQIKKLLEKGLIERTIPDKPSSRLQKYRLTALATELGKTI; encoded by the coding sequence TTGAAGGAATTAAACCTTATAGAAGGTAGAGGAACTGGTTTGCCTAAGATCAGGCGTTTTATGGCAAATAATGGTTCGCCTAAACCTGTTTTTGAAACTGATAGTCATAATGTTTATTTTTTAACGACTTTGCCTATTCATCAGCAGTTTGAGCACAAGAAAACTATTGAGAAAACATCACAGCTAGAGTCACAGCTAGAGTCACAGCTAGAGTCAAATCTTGCCGCTAAAGTTATCGTATTTTTGCTTGATAATGAACTTAGCAAATCAGAGTTATCACAGAAACTGGATCAAAAAGTAGTCTCAGGTGAGCTTAATAAGCAAATAAAAAAATTACTTGAAAAAGGTCTGATAGAAAGAACAATTCCGGATAAACCAAGTAGCCGGCTACAAAAATATCGATTGACTGCTTTAGCTACCGAATTAGGCAAGACTATTTAA
- a CDS encoding DUF2442 domain-containing protein, giving the protein MKLINIEPRNDYILRIYLDDNSVVDFDVKAELERIPCYKSLYDKALFNAVQFKNKRVFWNDQCDFHLDQILERGRVVG; this is encoded by the coding sequence ATGAAACTGATAAATATCGAACCAAGAAATGATTATATTTTACGCATTTATTTAGATGACAATTCTGTTGTGGATTTTGATGTTAAAGCAGAATTAGAGCGTATCCCTTGTTATAAATCACTCTATGATAAGGCTTTATTTAATGCTGTTCAGTTTAAAAATAAGCGTGTTTTTTGGAATGATCAATGTGATTTCCATTTGGATCAGATTTTAGAGCGTGGTCGGGTCGTTGGGTAA
- a CDS encoding DUF4160 domain-containing protein, with translation MPTISIFYGIRIMMYFYDTGKHNMPPIHAEYQDDEAVFSIMEGDIIAGNLPRKQTRLVQAWIELHQESLMVEWKLAISGEEPLRIEPLR, from the coding sequence ATGCCTACTATTTCTATTTTTTATGGCATTCGTATCATGATGTATTTTTATGATACGGGGAAACATAATATGCCGCCTATCCATGCTGAATATCAGGATGATGAGGCTGTGTTTTCAATTATGGAAGGCGATATCATCGCTGGAAATTTACCTCGAAAACAAACGCGATTAGTTCAGGCATGGATTGAATTACATCAAGAATCTTTGATGGTCGAGTGGAAGTTAGCCATATCAGGTGAAGAACCATTACGTATTGAGCCTTTACGATAA
- a CDS encoding BREX-1 system adenine-specific DNA-methyltransferase PglX → MVWGADNLQTNLDFVAESLCLYAIKAKSSESSLETIRRYLSSQFYKDHLKTYKKRPIYWLFSSGKQKAFECLVYLHRYNESTLSRMRTEYVTPLLGKYEASAMVLEKQMQDASTTAESNRFKKSLTALEKKQTELSEFDDKLKHYADMHISLDLDDGVKVNYGKFGDLLAEVKAVTGGK, encoded by the coding sequence GTGGTTTGGGGAGCAGACAATCTACAAACAAACCTAGACTTTGTAGCCGAAAGCTTATGTCTGTATGCCATTAAAGCCAAAAGCAGTGAATCCAGTCTAGAAACTATCCGCCGTTATTTATCGAGCCAATTTTATAAAGACCATCTAAAAACCTACAAAAAACGCCCGATTTATTGGTTATTTAGTTCAGGGAAACAAAAAGCCTTTGAATGTTTGGTTTATCTACACCGCTACAACGAAAGCACCTTATCCCGAATGCGTACTGAATACGTCACGCCGTTGTTAGGTAAATACGAGGCCTCTGCAATGGTATTAGAAAAACAAATGCAAGATGCCAGTACCACCGCTGAAAGCAATCGCTTTAAAAAATCCCTCACCGCCTTAGAGAAAAAACAAACCGAACTCAGCGAGTTTGACGATAAATTAAAGCACTATGCTGATATGCACATTAGTTTGGATTTAGATGATGGCGTTAAAGTGAATTATGGTAAATTTGGTGATTTGCTGGCGGAGGTTAAAGCGGTGACGGGGGGAAAGTGA
- a CDS encoding IS3 family transposase (programmed frameshift), with the protein MSKRKSYTTEFKHEAASLVLDQAYSINDACEAMGVGTTAMRRWVTQLKEERHGVTPKGSRAITSDQQKIQDLESQIKKLKREKEIFKKGFSSLNIGRVSILMLIDELREQYKQCELLQTFEMSRSSYNYHRKHANKADPERDRLKSKVIALHEASRSSAGSRTLSAQLKQQGESVGRFKTRSLMQEAELTSKQPGAHRYKVAEKPSNIADNHLNREFSTELANQVWCGDVTYIWSGTGWIYLALVIDLNARRIVGWACSTSPDSVLTTRALKLAYAARGEPKNLMFHSDQGCHYTSKVFQQQLSEYEIKQSMSRRGNCWDNAPMERCFRSFKSEWMPKTFYSSYEQAEKDIMQYIKYYNSFRVHSYNNYLTPIQAEKEAA; encoded by the exons ATGAGTAAACGAAAAAGTTATACAACAGAATTTAAACATGAAGCGGCCAGTCTGGTATTAGATCAGGCATATTCCATAAATGATGCTTGCGAAGCTATGGGCGTTGGTACTACAGCAATGCGCCGTTGGGTCACTCAATTAAAAGAAGAGCGTCATGGTGTTACGCCAAAAGGAAGCCGAGCGATTACTTCTGATCAGCAAAAGATTCAAGATTTGGAAAGTCAGATAAAGAAACTAAAGAGGGAGAAAGAGATTT TTAAAAAAGGCTTCAGCTCTCTTAATATCGGACGTGTATCAATTTTAATGCTAATTGATGAGTTAAGAGAGCAATACAAACAATGCGAATTATTGCAAACATTTGAGATGAGTCGTAGTAGTTACAACTACCACCGTAAGCATGCAAACAAGGCAGATCCTGAGCGAGACAGGTTAAAATCCAAGGTTATTGCGTTACATGAAGCGAGCCGCAGTTCAGCGGGGAGTCGTACCCTTTCTGCTCAATTAAAACAGCAAGGTGAATCTGTTGGACGCTTCAAAACACGGAGTTTAATGCAAGAAGCGGAGCTGACAAGTAAACAGCCAGGCGCACATCGTTACAAGGTGGCTGAAAAGCCATCAAACATAGCGGATAACCACTTAAACCGTGAATTTTCTACCGAACTGGCTAATCAAGTTTGGTGTGGTGATGTCACCTATATTTGGTCGGGTACAGGCTGGATATATTTAGCATTGGTGATTGATTTAAATGCGCGCCGTATCGTGGGGTGGGCTTGCTCAACTAGTCCTGACTCAGTATTGACTACACGAGCGTTAAAATTAGCTTATGCGGCTAGAGGAGAGCCCAAGAACTTGATGTTTCATTCTGATCAGGGGTGCCATTACACCAGTAAGGTATTCCAGCAGCAATTGTCGGAATATGAGATCAAGCAAAGCATGAGTCGGCGTGGTAACTGTTGGGATAATGCACCGATGGAGCGTTGTTTTAGAAGCTTTAAATCTGAATGGATGCCTAAGACTTTTTATTCATCTTATGAACAGGCAGAGAAAGATATTATGCAATACATCAAGTATTACAATAGTTTCCGTGTACATAGTTATAACAATTATTTAACCCCAATCCAAGCGGAGAAAGAAGCCGCTTAA
- the pglX gene encoding BREX-1 system adenine-specific DNA-methyltransferase PglX yields the protein MNTTHIKKYAPLARNAFITAVSKRANELGIFASHIAEAKEEGQVLTVEGRSVDLKLKGARNKLIAQVENTGFTALMELVAYTWFNRLCAIRYMELHGYLDHGLRVLSHPENNSGFEILEHAQDVAEDLSLNRDQIIELKLAGNQDELLYRTLLLGQCHALHQAMPFLFEAIDDETELLLPDNLTRTDSILRGLVNEIPVEDWEQVEVIGWLYQFYISEKKDQVIGKVVKSEDIPAATQLFTPNWIVKYLVQNSLGRHWLMHYPESQLKNDMDYYIQGASDEGLVASQESQLTTHHSSLITALNPEDLTLIDPACGSGHILVEAYDLLKAIYAERGYRLRDIPKLILEKNLYGLDIDDRAAQLSGFALMMKARADDRRIFTREVQLNIMALQSSKGLEAEALVLNAQQLWQAHYNQEEIQSLGSIIRELIDTFAQADCLGSLIQIPDSLSAYLPTLERALEKLADNIQDFLAQQSYQCLMPLVQQALILAQSYDVVVANPPYMGGKGMNAELKAFAKKQFPDSKSDLFAMFMERFLRDEWGVTSGEKNTYVAMVTMQSWMFLSSYEKFREWLLDEHTFITMAHLGARAFGQISGEVVQTTAFVLAKNHIADYKPTFFRLIDGNEEKKQQALLNKEQAYSTTQQDDFKKIPGSPIAYWVSDNWFSVFDKFDSLGTESFSSEGIKTGNNDKFLRLWHEVDYSTVGMLDKLDVSWVFHHKGGEYRKWAGNQEFIIYWENNGELIKSMPNSGIQGEPTFSENSAIWSDITSGGFSARLKPKNHLFDSASPSGFLKSSRDFSQLLSFLNSNVVDFITPIINPTLHFKVGNFRALPFNSVIKVECNDLIKLSQNDWNNYETSWDFQSNPLVSGEWFVIVPTLQRGNAVSDALASRNAGALPNAFPRQSVGTIKAAFAAWQTHNRATIAEMQRLEEENNRLFIDAYDLQDELTPDVPLEQITLTVNPKYRYGGNLSDADLNKRFQSDTLAELISYAIGCMMGRYRLDKAGLIYAHAGNIDFEKIYHADVGWVSDSVTQHIEAENVGLRDKAANPTLYIKHIYCSGQVNSYITIGFLSGFFLRLDWG from the coding sequence ATGAATACCACTCACATCAAGAAATACGCCCCCCTGGCCAGGAACGCTTTTATCACCGCCGTTAGCAAACGCGCAAATGAACTTGGTATTTTCGCCAGCCATATTGCAGAAGCAAAAGAAGAAGGGCAGGTGCTGACTGTTGAGGGACGTAGTGTTGATTTAAAGCTCAAAGGTGCACGTAATAAATTAATTGCACAGGTTGAAAATACTGGTTTTACAGCCTTAATGGAACTCGTTGCCTATACATGGTTTAACCGTCTTTGTGCGATTCGTTACATGGAGTTACATGGTTATTTAGATCATGGGTTACGCGTTTTATCCCACCCTGAAAATAATAGCGGTTTTGAAATACTGGAACATGCTCAAGATGTGGCTGAGGATTTAAGTTTAAACCGTGATCAGATTATTGAACTCAAACTGGCAGGTAATCAGGACGAGCTTTTGTATCGGACTTTATTATTAGGACAATGCCATGCCTTGCATCAAGCCATGCCGTTTCTGTTTGAAGCGATTGATGATGAAACTGAACTCTTATTACCTGATAACCTAACCCGTACCGATTCTATTTTGCGTGGACTGGTGAATGAGATACCTGTGGAAGATTGGGAGCAGGTGGAAGTGATTGGCTGGTTATATCAATTCTATATTTCAGAAAAGAAAGATCAAGTGATTGGTAAGGTGGTTAAATCGGAAGATATACCCGCCGCCACGCAGTTATTTACGCCGAATTGGATCGTTAAATATCTGGTGCAAAATTCATTAGGACGACACTGGTTAATGCATTACCCTGAGTCACAGCTGAAAAATGACATGGACTACTATATTCAAGGGGCGAGTGACGAGGGATTAGTGGCGAGTCAGGAGAGTCAACTCACCACTCATCACTCATCACTCATCACTGCTTTAAATCCAGAGGATTTAACATTAATAGATCCTGCTTGCGGTTCAGGGCATATATTGGTCGAAGCCTACGATTTACTCAAAGCCATCTATGCAGAGCGCGGTTACCGGTTGCGTGATATTCCCAAGCTGATTTTAGAAAAAAATCTCTACGGTTTGGATATAGACGACCGCGCGGCGCAATTATCGGGTTTTGCTTTGATGATGAAAGCGCGGGCGGATGATCGGCGTATATTTACCCGTGAGGTGCAGTTAAATATCATGGCCTTGCAAAGTTCAAAGGGATTAGAAGCAGAAGCCTTAGTGCTCAATGCGCAACAGCTCTGGCAAGCGCATTATAATCAAGAAGAAATTCAGAGTTTAGGCAGTATCATCCGGGAATTAATTGACACCTTTGCACAAGCAGACTGTTTAGGTTCGTTAATTCAAATTCCTGATTCATTAAGCGCATACCTACCCACCTTAGAGCGCGCCTTAGAAAAACTTGCGGATAATATCCAGGATTTTTTAGCCCAGCAAAGCTATCAATGCTTAATGCCTTTGGTGCAACAAGCCTTAATCTTGGCGCAATCCTATGATGTCGTGGTCGCGAATCCACCGTATATGGGCGGTAAAGGCATGAATGCAGAATTAAAAGCCTTTGCTAAAAAACAGTTTCCTGATAGTAAATCGGATTTGTTTGCGATGTTTATGGAACGGTTTTTGAGGGATGAGTGGGGAGTGACGAGTGGTGAGAAAAATACTTATGTGGCGATGGTCACGATGCAAAGCTGGATGTTTTTATCCAGTTATGAAAAGTTCAGAGAATGGCTTTTAGATGAGCATACCTTTATTACGATGGCACATTTAGGAGCGCGGGCATTTGGGCAAATATCGGGTGAAGTCGTACAGACCACCGCCTTTGTTTTAGCAAAAAATCATATTGCAGATTATAAACCGACTTTTTTTCGTTTGATTGACGGGAATGAAGAAAAGAAACAGCAAGCCTTACTCAATAAAGAGCAAGCTTATAGTACAACTCAGCAAGATGACTTTAAAAAAATCCCAGGCAGTCCGATCGCGTATTGGGTGAGTGATAATTGGTTTTCGGTGTTTGATAAATTTGATTCGCTAGGTACGGAGTCTTTTTCTTCTGAAGGAATTAAAACTGGTAATAATGATAAGTTTTTAAGACTTTGGCATGAGGTTGATTACTCAACAGTAGGAATGCTAGATAAATTAGATGTTAGTTGGGTGTTTCATCATAAAGGTGGTGAATATAGAAAATGGGCAGGTAACCAAGAATTTATAATTTACTGGGAAAATAATGGTGAGTTAATTAAATCAATGCCTAATTCTGGGATTCAAGGGGAACCAACTTTTTCTGAAAACTCTGCTATTTGGTCCGATATAACATCAGGTGGTTTTTCAGCTCGATTAAAACCAAAAAACCATTTATTTGATAGTGCAAGTCCATCTGGTTTTTTAAAATCGAGTAGAGATTTTTCACAATTACTATCGTTTTTAAATTCAAACGTTGTTGATTTTATAACACCAATAATCAACCCAACCCTTCATTTTAAAGTGGGTAATTTTAGAGCGTTACCGTTTAATTCAGTTATTAAAGTAGAATGTAATGATCTTATAAAATTATCTCAAAACGATTGGAATAACTACGAAACCTCATGGGACTTTCAAAGCAATCCTTTAGTGAGTGGTGAGTGGTTTGTTATCGTTCCCACGCTCCAGCGTGGGAATGCAGTAAGTGACGCTCTAGCGTCACGCAACGCAGGAGCGTTGCCGAATGCGTTCCCACGCCAGAGCGTGGGAACGATTAAGGCGGCTTTTGCGGCATGGCAAACCCACAACCGCGCAACCATTGCCGAAATGCAACGTCTGGAAGAAGAAAACAACCGCTTGTTTATCGATGCTTACGACTTACAAGACGAACTCACGCCCGATGTACCGCTGGAACAAATCACCCTGACCGTGAATCCAAAATACCGTTATGGCGGTAATTTATCAGATGCCGACCTGAATAAGCGCTTTCAATCCGACACCCTCGCAGAGCTTATCAGCTATGCCATCGGCTGTATGATGGGGCGGTATCGTTTGGATAAAGCAGGACTGATTTATGCTCATGCAGGGAATATTGATTTTGAGAAAATCTATCATGCAGACGTAGGTTGGGTTAGCGATAGCGTAACCCAACACATCGAAGCCGAAAATGTTGGGTTACGCGATAAAGCCGCTAACCCAACCTTGTATATTAAACATATCTACTGTAGTGGTCAAGTAAATTCGTACATAACGATCGGTTTTTTAAGCGGCTTCTTTCTCCGCTTGGATTGGGGTTAA
- a CDS encoding type II toxin-antitoxin system VapC family toxin, whose amino-acid sequence MGRLRTILAQQYIYLDTNIFIYALEGAEPWASLLSEVFTGLVQGECKAITSQLTLAECLVFPFKQHPELVAVYREALTPGDYLNIMPIDEDILIAAAKLRAETGIKLPDAIHASTALIHSCTCLLTNDVGFKSLSNLNVMLLSDWISAS is encoded by the coding sequence ATGGGACGATTGAGAACAATACTTGCCCAACAATATATTTACCTGGACACGAATATTTTTATTTATGCTCTAGAAGGAGCAGAGCCTTGGGCAAGTCTATTATCAGAGGTATTCACAGGGCTAGTGCAAGGTGAATGCAAAGCAATAACCAGTCAATTAACCTTAGCAGAATGTTTGGTTTTCCCTTTTAAACAGCACCCTGAATTAGTTGCTGTTTACCGCGAAGCACTAACGCCTGGTGATTACTTGAACATTATGCCAATAGATGAAGATATTCTTATCGCAGCGGCAAAACTACGTGCAGAAACAGGTATAAAGCTACCTGATGCTATTCATGCAAGCACTGCTTTAATACATTCTTGTACCTGTTTATTAACCAATGATGTGGGATTTAAATCATTATCCAATCTTAATGTCATGCTTTTATCGGACTGGATAAGCGCCTCATGA
- a CDS encoding GNAT family N-acetyltransferase — translation MITVPLDKNKHDRKRFDCGVEPLNNYLRLMAQQQSSKDNTRTFVLEDQQQTTFIIGYYTLTMTTLNLSALPQKLQKKHQNAQATALIARLAIDKRYAQQGYGEWLLIDALHKLLAASDTVAFPLIMVDAKQGVAKFYEKMGFSSFLDEPNKLFMTLMDVRRSLGQ, via the coding sequence GTGATTACCGTCCCTCTGGATAAAAATAAACATGACCGTAAACGTTTTGACTGTGGAGTTGAACCGTTAAATAATTATTTGAGGCTAATGGCACAGCAGCAATCAAGCAAAGACAATACTCGCACCTTTGTCCTGGAAGATCAGCAACAAACGACATTTATCATAGGTTACTACACGCTAACGATGACTACATTGAATCTAAGCGCCTTACCTCAGAAGTTACAAAAGAAACACCAGAATGCCCAAGCCACTGCACTCATTGCACGACTTGCAATTGATAAACGCTATGCGCAACAGGGTTATGGTGAATGGTTATTAATTGATGCCTTGCATAAACTGCTTGCTGCTAGTGATACAGTGGCTTTTCCCTTAATTATGGTTGATGCCAAACAAGGTGTGGCGAAATTCTATGAAAAAATGGGCTTTAGCTCATTTTTAGATGAACCGAATAAGTTATTTATGACGCTAATGGATGTACGTCGCAGTTTAGGCCAATAA
- a CDS encoding type II toxin-antitoxin system TacA family antitoxin has protein sequence MTSTSPRITARVDADTQNLLSKAALLAGMSSINSFVLSAAIEKAQDIIEREQSIKLSQRDAALLAKALDAPAQVHQRLQQAAERYTSKSQA, from the coding sequence ATGACATCAACTTCACCCCGCATTACCGCCCGTGTTGATGCAGACACTCAAAACTTACTTTCAAAAGCCGCTTTATTAGCGGGTATGTCCAGCATTAACTCATTTGTACTCAGTGCGGCGATAGAAAAAGCCCAAGACATTATCGAGCGCGAACAAAGCATAAAACTGAGCCAGCGTGATGCCGCTTTATTAGCCAAAGCCTTGGATGCACCGGCACAAGTACATCAACGCTTACAGCAAGCGGCAGAGCGTTATACGAGTAAATCGCAAGCGTGA